One window from the genome of Nicotiana tomentosiformis chromosome 5, ASM39032v3, whole genome shotgun sequence encodes:
- the LOC138892129 gene encoding uncharacterized protein — translation MDQIPGAPPALKGPDSKKYTQLPYNPRAAPELIPKRFKRPEVRKYDGTSDPQEHIITYTMAVKGNDLAPYEIESLLLKKFEETLTRGALTWYSLLHELSIDSFEMLADSFIKAYAKARKVQDRKADIFRIAQGESELLWEFVTQF, via the coding sequence ATGGACCAGATCCCGGGCGCGCCACCAGCGCTGAAAGGTCCAGACTCGAAAAAGTATACACAGTTGCCATACAATCCAAGGGCGGCACCAGagttaatcccgaagcggttcaaaaggCCTGAAGTGCGaaagtatgacggaacttcagaCCCCCAGGAGCATATTATCACCTACACAATGGCGGtaaagggaaatgatttagcGCCTTACGAAATTGAATCtttgttgctaaagaaatttgaagaaaccctcacgaggggagccttgacgtggtattcattattacatGAGCTttccatagactcctttgaaatgctcgcggattctttcatcaaggcttaTGCTAAGGCTAGAAAAGTACAGGACCGAAAGGCTGACATATTTAGGATTGCACAAGGAGAATCCGAGCTGCTATGGGAGTTCGTTACCCAATTCTAG